A stretch of Henckelia pumila isolate YLH828 chromosome 4, ASM3356847v2, whole genome shotgun sequence DNA encodes these proteins:
- the LOC140864381 gene encoding guanosine nucleotide diphosphate dissociation inhibitor At5g09550-like isoform X2: MIPKFMMANGTLVRVLIHANVTKYLNFKAVDGSFVYNKGKIYKVPATDVEALKSPLMGLFEKRRARKFFIFVQEFEGSNPKTHEGMNLDTITAKELIAKYELEDDTIDFIGHALALHSNDSYLDQPAMDFVKRMKLYAESLARFQAGSPYIYPLYGLGELPQAFARLSAVYGGTYMLNKPQCKVEFGADGKVIGVTSEGETAKCKKVVCDPTYLPDKVHKVGKVARAICIMSHPIPDTNESHSAQVILPQKQLGRKSDMYLFCCSYAHNVAPKGKYIAFVSAEAETDNPEVELKPGVELLGPIDEIFYETYDTFVPTNDNDADYCYISKSYDATTHFESTVTDVLAMYTKITGKLLDLSVDLSSASAGAEE; encoded by the exons ATGATTCCAAAG ttcATGATGGCGAATGGAACATTGGTACGGGTGCTTATCCATGCGAATGTTACCAAGTATCTGAACTTCAAGGCAGTAGATGGTAGTTTTGTCTACAATAAAGGAAAG ATCTATAAAGTTCCTGCAACTGATGTTGAAGCACTAAAATCTCCACTAATGGGGCTGTTTGAAAAGCGTCGTGCAagaaagttttttatttttgtgcaAGAATTCGAAGGGAGCAATCCAAAAACTCATGAAGGGATGAATCTGGATACAATCACAGCGAAAGAACTTATTGC AAAATATGAGCTTGAAGATGACACAATTGATTTTATTGGCCATGCTTTGGCACTGCATAGTAACGATAGTTACTTGGATCAGCCAGCTATGGATTTTGTTAAGAGAATGAAG CTGTATGCCGAATCTTTGGCACGCTTCCAAGCGGGATCCCCATACATCTATCCACTGTATGGACTGGGAGAATTACCTCAG GCATTTGCACGCTTAAGTGCTGTTTATGGCGGGACATACATGCTGAACAAGCCACAATGTAAG GTGGAGTTTGGTGCAGATGGAAAGGTTATTGGAGTAACCTCTGAAGGAGAAACTGCTAAATGCAAGAAGGTCGTCTGCGATCCCACGTATTTACCTGATAAG GTTCATAAGGTTGGAAAGGTCGCTCGTGCTATTTGTATCATGAGTCACCCAATTCCGGACACCAATGAGTCTCACTCAGCCCAAGTCATTCTACCACAGAAGCAACTTGGCCGTAAATCAGATAT GTATCTGTTCTGCTGCTCATATGCTCACAACGTGGCTCCTAAAGGAAAATACATAGCATTTGTTTCTGCAGAAGCGGAAACTGACAACCCAGAGGTCGAACTGAAGCCTGGCGTGGAACTTCTTGGACCAATTGATGAAATCTTTTATGAGACCTACGACACATTTGTACCCACCAACGACAACGACGCTGACTATTGTTACATATCTAAG AGTTATGATGCGACGACACACTTTGAATCCACAGTTACTGATGTGTTGGCCATGTACACAAAGATAACTGGAAAG CTTCTCGATTTGTCGGTGGACCTGAGTTCGGCCAGTGCTGGTGCTGAAGAATGA
- the LOC140864381 gene encoding guanosine nucleotide diphosphate dissociation inhibitor At5g09550-like isoform X1, translated as MDEEYDVIVLGTGLKECILSGLLSVDGLKVLHMDKNDYYGGESCSLNLNQLWKRFRGNDQPTEQLGASREYNVDMIPKFMMANGTLVRVLIHANVTKYLNFKAVDGSFVYNKGKIYKVPATDVEALKSPLMGLFEKRRARKFFIFVQEFEGSNPKTHEGMNLDTITAKELIAKYELEDDTIDFIGHALALHSNDSYLDQPAMDFVKRMKLYAESLARFQAGSPYIYPLYGLGELPQAFARLSAVYGGTYMLNKPQCKVEFGADGKVIGVTSEGETAKCKKVVCDPTYLPDKVHKVGKVARAICIMSHPIPDTNESHSAQVILPQKQLGRKSDMYLFCCSYAHNVAPKGKYIAFVSAEAETDNPEVELKPGVELLGPIDEIFYETYDTFVPTNDNDADYCYISKSYDATTHFESTVTDVLAMYTKITGKLLDLSVDLSSASAGAEE; from the exons ATGGATGAAGAATATGATGTGATTGTTCTGGGAACTGGGCTCAAAGAGTGCATTCTCAGTGGCCTCCTCTCCGTTGATGGTCTCAAA GTGCTTCATATGGACAAAAATGACTATTATGGAGGAGAATCCTGCTCTCTCAATTTAAATCAG CTCTGGAAACGCTTCAGGGGAAATGACCAGCCTACAGAGCAATTAGGAGCCAGCAGAGAGTACAATGTTGATATGATTCCAAAG ttcATGATGGCGAATGGAACATTGGTACGGGTGCTTATCCATGCGAATGTTACCAAGTATCTGAACTTCAAGGCAGTAGATGGTAGTTTTGTCTACAATAAAGGAAAG ATCTATAAAGTTCCTGCAACTGATGTTGAAGCACTAAAATCTCCACTAATGGGGCTGTTTGAAAAGCGTCGTGCAagaaagttttttatttttgtgcaAGAATTCGAAGGGAGCAATCCAAAAACTCATGAAGGGATGAATCTGGATACAATCACAGCGAAAGAACTTATTGC AAAATATGAGCTTGAAGATGACACAATTGATTTTATTGGCCATGCTTTGGCACTGCATAGTAACGATAGTTACTTGGATCAGCCAGCTATGGATTTTGTTAAGAGAATGAAG CTGTATGCCGAATCTTTGGCACGCTTCCAAGCGGGATCCCCATACATCTATCCACTGTATGGACTGGGAGAATTACCTCAG GCATTTGCACGCTTAAGTGCTGTTTATGGCGGGACATACATGCTGAACAAGCCACAATGTAAG GTGGAGTTTGGTGCAGATGGAAAGGTTATTGGAGTAACCTCTGAAGGAGAAACTGCTAAATGCAAGAAGGTCGTCTGCGATCCCACGTATTTACCTGATAAG GTTCATAAGGTTGGAAAGGTCGCTCGTGCTATTTGTATCATGAGTCACCCAATTCCGGACACCAATGAGTCTCACTCAGCCCAAGTCATTCTACCACAGAAGCAACTTGGCCGTAAATCAGATAT GTATCTGTTCTGCTGCTCATATGCTCACAACGTGGCTCCTAAAGGAAAATACATAGCATTTGTTTCTGCAGAAGCGGAAACTGACAACCCAGAGGTCGAACTGAAGCCTGGCGTGGAACTTCTTGGACCAATTGATGAAATCTTTTATGAGACCTACGACACATTTGTACCCACCAACGACAACGACGCTGACTATTGTTACATATCTAAG AGTTATGATGCGACGACACACTTTGAATCCACAGTTACTGATGTGTTGGCCATGTACACAAAGATAACTGGAAAG CTTCTCGATTTGTCGGTGGACCTGAGTTCGGCCAGTGCTGGTGCTGAAGAATGA
- the LOC140865751 gene encoding MADS-box protein AGL24-like isoform X1 translates to MVRQKIQINKIDNLTARQVTFSKRRKGLFKKAQELSVLCDAEIALIVFSATGKLFDFSSSRSMMQLIQRYSVQTENSNNQSQQPLLINQAEGTRHDMLNKELAKRTTELQQIKGEELEGLSLDDLMRLEKYVEGGLSRVGKFKDEKFLNEISTLKSKESELMEQNARLKEQAERYEGTRIAVEADQGNSASSITNSHSFACAEDKSDSDTSLRLCL, encoded by the exons atggtgAGGCAAAAGATTCAGATCAACAAGATTGACAACCTAACGGCGAGGCAGGTGACCTTTTCCAAGAGAAGAAAAGGGCTTTTCAAGAAAGCTCAAGAACTCTCGGTTCTCTGTGATGCTGAAATTGCCCTCATTGTTTTCTCAGCTACTGGCAAGCTTTTCGATTTCTCCAGCTCCAG AAGCATGATGCAGCTCATACAAAGGTATTCTGTGCAAACGGAGAACTCTAATAATCAAAGCCAGCAACCTCTCCTCATAAATCAG GCCGAAGGTACCAGGCATGACATGCTCAACAAGGAACTTGCAAAGCGGACTACCGAGTTACA GCAAATCAAGGGAGAAGAGCTTGAAGGACTTAGCTTGGATGATTTGATGAGACTAGAGAAATATGTAGAAGGTGGATTGAGCCGCGTTGGAAAATTTAAG GATGAGAAGTTCTTGAATGAAATCAGCACCCTCAAGTCTAAG GAGTCAGAGCTAATGGAACAAAATGCACGATTGAAAGAACAAGCAGAG AGATATGAAGGCACGAGAATCGCAGTTGAAGCTGATCAAGGGAATTCAGCAAGCTCCATTACTAACAGCCATAGCTTTGCCTGTGCCGAGGACAAAAGCGACTCCGATACTTCCCTCAGGCTTTG CCTGTAA
- the LOC140865751 gene encoding MADS-box protein AGL24-like isoform X2 yields MVRQKIQINKIDNLTARQVTFSKRRKGLFKKAQELSVLCDAEIALIVFSATGKLFDFSSSSMMQLIQRYSVQTENSNNQSQQPLLINQAEGTRHDMLNKELAKRTTELQQIKGEELEGLSLDDLMRLEKYVEGGLSRVGKFKDEKFLNEISTLKSKESELMEQNARLKEQAERYEGTRIAVEADQGNSASSITNSHSFACAEDKSDSDTSLRLCL; encoded by the exons atggtgAGGCAAAAGATTCAGATCAACAAGATTGACAACCTAACGGCGAGGCAGGTGACCTTTTCCAAGAGAAGAAAAGGGCTTTTCAAGAAAGCTCAAGAACTCTCGGTTCTCTGTGATGCTGAAATTGCCCTCATTGTTTTCTCAGCTACTGGCAAGCTTTTCGATTTCTCCAGCTCCAG CATGATGCAGCTCATACAAAGGTATTCTGTGCAAACGGAGAACTCTAATAATCAAAGCCAGCAACCTCTCCTCATAAATCAG GCCGAAGGTACCAGGCATGACATGCTCAACAAGGAACTTGCAAAGCGGACTACCGAGTTACA GCAAATCAAGGGAGAAGAGCTTGAAGGACTTAGCTTGGATGATTTGATGAGACTAGAGAAATATGTAGAAGGTGGATTGAGCCGCGTTGGAAAATTTAAG GATGAGAAGTTCTTGAATGAAATCAGCACCCTCAAGTCTAAG GAGTCAGAGCTAATGGAACAAAATGCACGATTGAAAGAACAAGCAGAG AGATATGAAGGCACGAGAATCGCAGTTGAAGCTGATCAAGGGAATTCAGCAAGCTCCATTACTAACAGCCATAGCTTTGCCTGTGCCGAGGACAAAAGCGACTCCGATACTTCCCTCAGGCTTTG CCTGTAA